A window of Prolixibacter sp. SD074 contains these coding sequences:
- a CDS encoding MarR family winged helix-turn-helix transcriptional regulator, whose amino-acid sequence MSLEQPLCHLLGQTVRIYKNKLFAMFKENEIEITFEQFAILNLLYSEKAFIQQDLANQMQKNKSIILRQINSLLDKNYVERTRNDKDKRKKTLILTEKGISTLNQTRQLGNEVLDELFLGISENELSVFRNVLEKLMENSEPHDSNCQC is encoded by the coding sequence ATGTCTTTAGAACAGCCACTCTGCCATTTGCTCGGACAAACAGTACGAATTTACAAGAATAAATTGTTTGCCATGTTCAAGGAGAATGAAATCGAAATAACATTTGAACAGTTTGCCATCCTGAATTTATTGTATTCCGAAAAAGCCTTTATACAACAGGATCTGGCCAACCAGATGCAAAAAAATAAATCCATCATATTACGTCAAATCAATTCATTACTCGACAAGAACTATGTAGAAAGGACCAGAAATGACAAAGACAAACGCAAAAAGACCCTGATTTTAACAGAAAAGGGAATCAGTACATTAAACCAGACAAGACAACTTGGAAACGAAGTACTGGACGAACTTTTTCTTGGAATCAGCGAAAATGAATTATCAGTCTTCAGAAATGTACTGGAGAAATTAATGGAAAACAGCGAACCACACGACAGCAATTGCCAATGCTAA
- a CDS encoding efflux RND transporter periplasmic adaptor subunit has protein sequence MKKNNPIKILSFIVILATTISCSSSQKKGPRGMAGQISEYKVMKVKPQSTTLYQEYPTNLEGIQTVEIRPKIAGYIQNILVDEGSFVKKGQVLFRINDNDIRATVRSAQAQVKVAEADVVAAKINLNKTKPLVEKGIISKFDLESSESMLKAKEAQLAQAKANLANAQANLQYAIITSPTNGIIGNFPYRIGSLVSSNIPQPLTTVSNTTEMYAYFSMNEKEFLTMIKGLKGNNLQAKFRSMPAVSLILADNSVYGEKGRIQTASGLVDPQTGSVNIRATFPNKEGILRSGGSGLVRISQHVDSVIIVPQNATYELQGKHFIYTVGDENKVHPTEIGILAGNLKNTYVVTSGLKPGDEIVVEGIASLRNNMPIKPKLVTQDSSDDKKDSGAVVNN, from the coding sequence ATGAAAAAAAACAACCCAATCAAGATTCTCAGTTTCATTGTGATACTGGCAACAACCATTTCGTGTTCGAGCTCACAGAAAAAAGGCCCAAGAGGAATGGCCGGACAAATCAGTGAGTACAAGGTGATGAAAGTGAAACCACAATCAACAACACTCTACCAAGAATATCCCACCAACCTGGAAGGAATTCAGACGGTTGAAATTCGTCCGAAGATTGCCGGATATATCCAGAACATTCTGGTGGATGAAGGTTCCTTTGTAAAAAAAGGCCAGGTACTTTTTCGGATCAACGATAATGACATCCGGGCAACCGTAAGGTCAGCACAGGCCCAGGTTAAAGTTGCCGAAGCCGACGTGGTTGCCGCCAAAATTAATCTAAACAAAACCAAACCGCTGGTCGAGAAAGGAATCATCAGCAAGTTTGACCTGGAATCGTCTGAATCAATGCTGAAAGCAAAAGAGGCCCAGCTGGCACAGGCCAAAGCGAACCTGGCAAATGCTCAGGCCAACCTTCAGTATGCCATTATTACCAGTCCTACCAACGGAATTATCGGAAACTTCCCGTATCGTATAGGAAGTCTGGTGAGCAGCAACATTCCCCAGCCTCTCACAACGGTCTCCAACACGACAGAGATGTACGCTTATTTTTCCATGAATGAAAAAGAGTTTCTCACAATGATAAAAGGCTTGAAGGGAAACAATCTTCAGGCAAAATTCAGAAGCATGCCCGCTGTTTCGCTTATCCTGGCTGATAATTCTGTTTACGGTGAAAAAGGTCGGATACAAACAGCCAGTGGTTTAGTCGATCCGCAAACAGGTTCAGTGAACATTAGGGCCACCTTCCCGAACAAAGAGGGAATTTTGCGCAGTGGAGGAAGTGGTTTGGTTCGCATTTCACAACACGTCGACTCGGTTATCATTGTTCCCCAAAATGCAACCTATGAACTGCAGGGAAAACACTTTATATACACTGTGGGTGATGAAAACAAGGTACATCCAACCGAAATTGGTATTTTGGCTGGAAACCTGAAAAACACTTACGTAGTAACCAGCGGACTGAAGCCAGGCGATGAAATTGTGGTAGAAGGAATTGCGTCGTTACGAAACAACATGCCCATTAAACCCAAATTAGTAACCCAAGATAGCTCCGATGACAAGAAAGATTCGGGTGCTGTGGTTAATAATTAA